From a single Callithrix jacchus isolate 240 chromosome 5, calJac240_pri, whole genome shotgun sequence genomic region:
- the RASL11A gene encoding ras-like protein family member 11A, which yields MRLLSMSGHFLLTPIPESSPDLLPKDIKLAVLGAGRVGKSAMIVRFLTKRFIGDYEPNTGKLYSRLVSVEGDQLSLQIQDTPGGVQIQDSLPQVIDSLSKCVQWAEGFLLVYSITDYDSYLSIRPLYQHIRKVHPDSKAPVIIVGNKGDLLHARQVQTQDGIQLANELGSLFLEISTSENYEDVCDVFQHLCKEVSKLHSLSGERRRASIIPRPRSPNMQDLKRRFKQALSPKVKAPSALG from the exons ATGCGACTGCTCAGCATGTCCGGGCACTTTCTGCTCACACCCATTCCCGAGTCCTCCCCGGACCTCCTGCCCAAGGACATCAAACTGGCAGTGCTGGGCGCCGGGCGCGTGGGCAAGAGCG CAATGATCGTGCGCTTCCTGACCAAGAGATTCATTGGCGACTATGAACCGAATACGG GCAAATTGTATTCACGGCTGGTCTCTGTCGAGGGGGACCAGCTCTCCCTGCAGATCCAGGACACTCCTGGGGGCGTCCAG ATCCAAGACAGCCTCCCCCAGGTCATCGATTCTCTGTCCAAATGTGTGCAGTGGGCCGAGGGCTTTCTGCTGGTGTATTCCATCACAGACTACGACAGCTACTTGTCCATCCGACCCCTTTATCAGCACATCCGGAAGGTCCACCCTGACTCTAAAGCCCCTGTTATCATCGTGGGCAACAAGGGGGACCTTCTGCATGCCCGGCAGGTGCAGACACAGGACGGTATTCAGCTAGCCAATGAGCTCGGCAGCCTGTTCCTTGAAATTTCCACCAGCGAAAACTACGAAGATGTCTGTGATGTGTTTCAGCATCTCTGCAAAGAAGTAAGCAAGCTGCACAGTCTCAGTGGGGAAAGGAGAAGAGCCTCCATCATCCCTCGGCCCCGCTCTCCCAACATGCAGGACCTGAAGAGACGCTTCAAGCaggctctgtctcccaaagtcAAAGCCCCCTCTGCCCTGGGGTGA